The Nocardioides sp. S-1144 genome includes a region encoding these proteins:
- the ftsX gene encoding permease-like cell division protein FtsX, producing MQLRHVSTNLRQGLRRNLSMHAAVILTLFVSLSLAGIGVMLSKQADLTAEAIGNELQISVTLCVPNESDFPQCVAEVTPEQEAAIKAAIDENPEARSYEEISKAEGLQKIKDLGVIDEKQLEGDNPIFTEADVPKTIRVTLEDPEEYEGLVSALQNLDGVRDITTARELVGPVFATIDAIKWAAWGAAAILVLAAVMLVANTIRLAALARRKEIEIMRLVGASRIFISLPFVLEALFNAVMGVALSAGALAAFTRWGIIKGIDPKFDGFPFVGWPEYGFTVVVLAIAGPVLTVLPTLLLTRKYLRF from the coding sequence ATGCAGCTGCGCCACGTCAGCACCAACCTCCGCCAGGGCCTGCGACGCAACCTGTCGATGCACGCCGCCGTCATCCTCACGCTCTTCGTGTCGCTGAGCCTCGCCGGCATCGGCGTCATGCTCAGCAAGCAGGCCGACCTGACCGCCGAGGCGATCGGCAACGAGCTGCAGATCTCGGTCACCCTCTGCGTGCCCAACGAGTCCGACTTCCCGCAGTGCGTCGCCGAGGTGACGCCCGAGCAGGAGGCCGCGATCAAGGCCGCGATCGACGAGAACCCCGAGGCCCGCAGCTACGAGGAGATCTCCAAGGCCGAGGGCCTGCAGAAGATCAAGGACCTCGGCGTCATCGACGAGAAGCAGCTCGAGGGCGACAACCCGATCTTCACCGAGGCCGACGTGCCGAAGACGATCCGGGTCACCCTCGAGGACCCCGAGGAGTACGAGGGTCTCGTCAGCGCCCTGCAGAACCTCGACGGCGTCCGCGACATCACCACCGCCCGCGAGCTCGTCGGGCCGGTCTTCGCGACCATCGACGCGATCAAGTGGGCCGCCTGGGGCGCCGCGGCGATCCTGGTGCTCGCCGCGGTCATGCTGGTGGCCAACACGATCCGGCTGGCCGCGCTCGCGCGCCGCAAGGAGATCGAGATCATGCGCCTGGTCGGCGCCTCGCGGATCTTCATCTCGCTGCCCTTCGTGCTCGAGGCGCTGTTCAACGCGGTGATGGGCGTGGCGCTGTCCGCCGGTGCGCTCGCGGCGTTCACGCGCTGGGGGATCATCAAGGGCATCGACCCGAAGTTCGACGGGTTCCCGTTCGTCGGCTGGCCGGAGTACGGCTTCACCGTGGTCGTGCTCGCGATCGCCGGTCCGGTGCTCACCGTGCTCCCGACACTCCTGCTGACCCGCAAATACCTCAGATTCTGA